The Lacipirellula parvula genome window below encodes:
- a CDS encoding SDR family NAD(P)-dependent oxidoreductase produces MSNNGRAFRLDGRVALVTGSTRGLGKQIALSLAQAGAKVAMNYANDHSTAMAAFADLQSVSQESCIVRGDVTDAANVDRMCQEVADTLGPIDILVINATCAQPELPFEEYEWDFFQTMLDFFVKSPVLLMKSCLPHMKEQQWGRVIHITSEVLALASSPFSAYVAAKGGQTGLALSTARELAGSGITVNMIAPGWIPVERHAHYSKEQMNGYLENVPAGRMGTPDDVAPTVIYLASEESRFVTGQTLSVNGGNTVLKSVLSESGYMFSGNASE; encoded by the coding sequence ATGTCCAACAACGGCAGAGCCTTCCGACTCGACGGACGCGTCGCCCTCGTCACTGGCAGCACTCGCGGTCTCGGTAAGCAAATCGCGTTGTCGCTGGCCCAAGCTGGCGCCAAGGTGGCGATGAACTACGCCAACGACCACAGCACGGCGATGGCTGCGTTCGCCGATCTGCAATCGGTCTCGCAAGAGTCATGTATCGTCCGCGGCGACGTCACCGACGCGGCGAACGTCGACCGGATGTGTCAGGAAGTCGCCGACACGCTCGGGCCGATCGACATCCTTGTGATCAACGCGACATGCGCTCAACCGGAGCTGCCGTTTGAAGAGTACGAATGGGACTTCTTCCAAACGATGCTCGACTTCTTCGTGAAGAGCCCGGTGCTGTTGATGAAGTCGTGCCTGCCGCACATGAAGGAACAGCAGTGGGGTCGCGTCATCCACATCACGAGCGAGGTCCTCGCACTCGCTTCGTCGCCGTTCAGCGCGTACGTCGCTGCTAAGGGTGGCCAGACGGGCCTCGCGCTCAGCACCGCTCGCGAACTCGCCGGCTCCGGCATCACGGTCAACATGATCGCTCCCGGTTGGATCCCCGTCGAACGACATGCCCACTACTCGAAGGAGCAGATGAACGGGTACCTCGAAAACGTCCCCGCCGGCCGGATGGGAACTCCCGACGACGTGGCGCCGACGGTCATCTACCTCGCCAGCGAGGAATCGCGGTTCGTCACCGGCCAAACGCTTTCGGTCAACGGCGGCAACACGGTGCTGAAGAGCGTCCTCAGCGAGAGCGGCTACATGTTCAGCGGGAACGCGAGCGAATAG
- a CDS encoding Hpt domain-containing protein: MQSESSGAAAGGKAAGNSQGEAAANRVCNLRAALERLDGDGDLLGMLITVYLEDSVELETRLRGAVEKQDAAASERVAHSLKGLAANFDGLLAVDAAFTIEEASRRKEWAAVHAALPTLEQAGAQLRQALAEHQQSR; the protein is encoded by the coding sequence ATGCAATCGGAATCATCAGGGGCCGCTGCGGGCGGCAAAGCGGCGGGGAATTCCCAAGGCGAGGCGGCGGCCAATCGTGTTTGCAACCTAAGGGCGGCGTTGGAACGCCTCGATGGCGACGGCGATTTGCTCGGGATGCTGATCACGGTCTATCTAGAAGATAGCGTTGAGCTGGAGACGCGGCTGCGCGGCGCCGTCGAGAAGCAAGATGCAGCGGCCTCCGAGCGAGTCGCGCACAGTTTGAAGGGGCTGGCGGCGAACTTCGACGGCCTGCTGGCGGTCGATGCGGCCTTTACGATTGAAGAGGCGTCGCGACGGAAAGAGTGGGCAGCGGTGCACGCCGCCCTCCCGACGCTGGAGCAAGCAGGCGCGCAATTGCGTCAAGCGCTGGCTGAGCATCAGCAATCGCGCTAG
- a CDS encoding serine/threonine-protein kinase, producing the protein MTAGGNEDETIVSPQIEAHSERLATILDQYMSELESTGLPPDVERLAAEYPDLADELRSYADSLQVLHQMTTNLRPAAATRPDEVMTGGQRPKRLGDYEIIREVGRGGMGVVYEARQLSLNRQVALKVLPFAAMLDERQIARFRTEAQAAAQLHHPNIVPVHAVGQERGVHYFAMQFIAGQSLEHAIDDLRGYATPSDPTISHSHAAAVMKAAERERETAIDSAFSTRVSTHSRTYCHSVARLMLQAADALDHAHQLGVIHRDVKPSNLLLDRNGKLWITDFGLARIQSDSGVTISGDIVGTIRYMSPEQAAGNSAFVDCRTDVYALGATLYELLTLRPAHVGSGRQEILQQIESVEPVSPRSLNPAVPYDLETIALRALAKSRDERYPTAKSLADDLRRFLNGEPTEARRPTLTDRAAKWALRHRRSVALAATFLVVLTCVSATSALMIAQGERRTKEALAASEANRQRAEEHYQQARQVVDRFGTVANDLARLPGGEPLRRDLLNDTLEYYRQFIARANGDALLASDMAGAYNKAAVIAEALGERDDALQFCRQSLALFDQLIAAAPEDESLRARQANTYNSLGLLLAAIGESQEALDSYAKAVALQQAIADREPGADAPEQALAETYSNLGLLQGQLGEKPAARKSLSATIRLLGQLLEAKPNDVDLRHDLAIGFNNLSFVERGDDWSHSEASCRNAIALLDKLVAENDSRDAFRSDLALCQNNLGAILGHRKDWEQACVSYRKAIDLQRQLARKSGAVVLYRRDLAVFLNNLGQAQQELQDFSGAIESFAASEEIALQLAQDYPRELTFRSLAGAVLNNRAMAIESSGRAEESLPVYQTSIKHQQIAFDAAPQIAEYREFLSKHFFNYARALRAAGRLQDAADVTLRRRQLWPKDGEHLGKVASELAETATLLREMDAGGERTPDEPESLAAVETATVETLRQAAEQGNDLAALKNEAAFAFLHDHPIWVKLETPRQPLDGSP; encoded by the coding sequence ATGACCGCCGGCGGCAACGAAGACGAAACGATCGTCTCCCCCCAGATCGAGGCGCACAGTGAACGACTGGCGACGATCCTCGATCAATACATGAGCGAGCTTGAATCGACAGGGCTTCCGCCCGACGTCGAGCGGCTCGCGGCGGAATATCCAGACCTTGCGGATGAGCTGCGGTCGTACGCCGATAGCTTGCAAGTTCTCCACCAGATGACGACGAACCTCCGTCCCGCTGCAGCGACGCGGCCCGACGAGGTGATGACGGGCGGGCAACGGCCCAAGCGGCTGGGCGACTACGAAATCATTCGCGAAGTCGGCCGCGGCGGCATGGGCGTCGTTTACGAAGCACGGCAGCTCTCGCTTAATCGTCAGGTCGCGCTGAAGGTGCTGCCATTCGCGGCGATGCTCGACGAGCGGCAGATCGCGCGCTTCCGCACCGAAGCGCAAGCGGCCGCGCAGCTCCATCATCCGAACATCGTGCCGGTTCACGCCGTCGGCCAAGAGCGGGGCGTCCATTACTTTGCGATGCAGTTCATCGCTGGGCAGTCGCTGGAGCACGCCATCGACGACCTGCGTGGTTACGCAACTCCCAGCGATCCGACGATCTCTCACTCGCACGCCGCCGCGGTGATGAAGGCCGCGGAACGTGAACGAGAGACGGCGATCGACTCGGCGTTCTCCACGCGAGTGTCGACGCATAGTCGCACTTACTGCCATAGCGTCGCCCGACTGATGCTGCAGGCGGCTGATGCGCTCGATCACGCGCACCAGTTGGGCGTCATCCATCGCGACGTGAAGCCGTCGAACTTGCTGCTCGACCGCAACGGTAAGCTCTGGATCACCGACTTCGGGCTCGCTCGCATTCAATCCGATTCAGGCGTAACGATTTCCGGCGACATCGTCGGCACGATCCGCTATATGAGCCCCGAGCAGGCGGCAGGCAACTCGGCCTTCGTCGATTGCCGTACCGACGTCTACGCGCTCGGCGCGACGCTGTACGAACTGCTGACGCTTCGTCCCGCGCATGTCGGCAGCGGCCGCCAGGAGATTTTGCAGCAGATTGAATCGGTGGAACCCGTTTCGCCGCGCAGTTTGAATCCAGCAGTGCCGTACGACTTGGAAACAATCGCGCTGCGAGCCCTCGCGAAGTCGCGTGACGAACGGTATCCCACGGCGAAGTCCCTGGCGGATGATTTGCGTCGCTTCCTCAACGGCGAACCGACCGAAGCCCGCCGGCCGACTCTCACCGACCGTGCCGCCAAGTGGGCGTTGCGGCACCGCAGGTCGGTAGCCTTGGCCGCCACGTTCCTTGTAGTGCTCACCTGCGTCTCCGCCACCTCGGCGCTGATGATCGCACAGGGCGAGCGTCGTACCAAGGAAGCGCTTGCCGCTTCGGAAGCGAACCGCCAACGAGCGGAAGAGCACTACCAGCAAGCCCGACAAGTGGTCGATCGCTTCGGCACGGTCGCGAACGATCTGGCGCGTCTTCCTGGCGGCGAACCATTGCGGCGCGATCTGCTCAATGACACGCTCGAGTACTACCGTCAGTTCATTGCGCGGGCGAACGGTGACGCGCTGCTCGCCTCAGATATGGCAGGCGCCTACAACAAGGCCGCCGTCATTGCCGAGGCCCTCGGCGAACGCGACGATGCACTCCAATTCTGCCGGCAGTCGCTCGCGCTGTTCGATCAACTCATCGCCGCGGCGCCCGAGGATGAGTCGCTGCGCGCCCGACAGGCAAATACTTACAACAGCCTCGGCCTATTGCTGGCGGCGATCGGCGAATCGCAAGAAGCTCTAGATTCCTACGCGAAGGCGGTCGCCTTGCAGCAAGCGATCGCCGACCGCGAGCCGGGCGCCGACGCACCTGAGCAAGCGCTAGCCGAAACCTACAGCAACCTGGGCCTGCTGCAGGGGCAATTGGGCGAGAAGCCGGCCGCTCGCAAATCGCTCAGTGCGACGATCCGCTTGCTGGGACAATTGCTTGAGGCAAAACCAAACGACGTCGATTTGCGGCACGATCTGGCGATTGGCTTCAACAACCTCAGCTTCGTCGAGCGCGGCGATGACTGGAGCCACTCCGAAGCATCGTGCCGGAACGCGATCGCATTGCTCGACAAGCTTGTCGCCGAGAACGATTCGCGCGATGCGTTCCGCAGCGACCTCGCGCTGTGCCAAAACAATCTCGGCGCCATCCTCGGTCACCGCAAAGATTGGGAACAAGCGTGCGTCTCGTACCGTAAAGCGATCGATTTACAGCGGCAGCTGGCGCGGAAGTCGGGCGCCGTCGTGCTCTACCGCCGCGACTTGGCGGTGTTCTTGAACAACCTCGGCCAAGCTCAGCAGGAACTGCAAGACTTTTCGGGCGCCATCGAATCGTTCGCCGCATCGGAAGAAATCGCGCTGCAGCTCGCGCAAGACTATCCGCGCGAGCTCACCTTCCGCAGCCTGGCAGGGGCGGTGTTGAACAACCGCGCGATGGCGATCGAATCGTCGGGCCGCGCGGAGGAATCGCTTCCCGTGTACCAGACGTCGATCAAGCATCAGCAAATCGCGTTCGACGCCGCTCCGCAAATCGCCGAGTATCGCGAATTCCTCAGCAAGCACTTTTTCAATTACGCCCGAGCGCTCCGCGCAGCCGGACGCTTACAGGATGCGGCCGACGTGACGCTACGGCGCCGGCAGCTATGGCCGAAGGATGGCGAACATCTGGGCAAAGTTGCGAGCGAGCTAGCAGAGACAGCTACGCTCCTGCGCGAAATGGACGCCGGTGGCGAGAGAACGCCGGACGAACCAGAGTCGCTCGCAGCTGTGGAAACGGCCACCGTTGAAACTCTCCGCCAAGCGGCGGAACAAGGGAACGATCTAGCCGCGTTGAAAAATGAGGCCGCGTTCGCTTTTTTGCACGATCACCCGATTTGGGTTAAATTAGAAACTCCTCGCCAGCCGCTCGACGGATCGCCGTAG
- a CDS encoding sigma-70 family RNA polymerase sigma factor, translating to MPHHSRTRTDELLTAAQTGSVESLGELLQLYTNYLKLLVLAQLEKNLRVRVSPSDVVQETFFEAHRDFPQFRGQSSAEFIAWLRKILVNNLCRVVEQHVLAEKRDVRREVSLERLATALEQSTARLEAVIPDPGSSPSAGAHRREVELVLADQLAELPTDYRDVIVLRHIEALPFEEIARRMERSSGAVRMLWLRAVKQLRERLGARGVV from the coding sequence ATGCCCCATCACAGCCGAACCAGAACCGACGAACTCCTCACCGCGGCCCAAACGGGTTCCGTCGAGTCGTTGGGCGAATTGCTGCAGCTTTACACAAACTACCTAAAGCTCCTCGTCCTCGCCCAGCTGGAGAAGAATCTGCGGGTGCGGGTGAGTCCGTCCGATGTGGTGCAGGAAACATTCTTCGAAGCCCACCGCGACTTCCCCCAGTTCCGCGGGCAGAGCTCGGCGGAATTCATCGCCTGGCTGCGGAAGATTCTCGTTAACAACCTCTGTCGCGTCGTCGAGCAGCACGTCCTTGCCGAAAAGCGGGACGTTCGCCGCGAGGTGTCATTGGAACGGCTCGCCACGGCGCTTGAGCAATCGACCGCGCGGCTGGAAGCGGTGATTCCTGATCCAGGATCTTCGCCAAGCGCCGGCGCCCATCGCCGCGAGGTGGAGCTTGTGTTGGCCGACCAGCTCGCGGAATTGCCAACCGACTACCGTGATGTGATCGTGTTGCGGCACATCGAGGCGTTGCCGTTCGAAGAGATCGCCCGCCGCATGGAACGCTCGTCTGGCGCGGTGCGAATGCTGTGGCTGCGGGCCGTGAAGCAACTTCGTGAGCGGCTCGGCGCCCGGGGGGTGGTATGA
- a CDS encoding glycoside hydrolase family 9 protein, whose translation MPGLRWLCSTWCLLAVLAADAAADDQAAPPTAPSIRLNTIGYLPGKPMVATVAAVTTDGGKYQIRRLRDGAVVWEGDLSAPQPNADTGEQLATADFTKLAPAAGEYEIVLVDSGERTRFHVAENLYHEPFRVATRAMYLWRCGMPVSGDHQGAHFEHGPCHLEDAYLDHVGGGHVQRASVGGWHDAGDYNKYVVNAAATVGMMFRAWEDFGPAIQQIKLDIPPTDSKLPEFLAEIKWELDWLLTMQADDGSVYHKVSALNFGGLIASDRDSDPRYLAPWSSAATAAFTATMAQAARLYAPYDATFADRCRAAALRSAEFLRKHPEDHEADQSAFNTGGYHAPDGDDRLWAAAEVWETTGDAAALAELEERLAAHPNFDVDWDWQHLKNLGLLTYLFSEREGRNPELLERLHKGVIAAADETVAAAASHGYARPFTKYYWGCNGTVARQATGLEAAYRLSGNEAYRHAMLDGLNHLFGRNCFGRSFVTGLGGQPPLFPHDRQSAGDAVAAPWPGYLVGGPNPKATDWSDATEDYRTNEIAINWNGALIYALASQLLPVDHSATSR comes from the coding sequence ATGCCTGGTCTCCGCTGGCTCTGTTCGACCTGGTGCCTGCTCGCCGTGCTGGCAGCCGATGCGGCAGCGGATGATCAAGCTGCTCCGCCAACGGCCCCCTCGATCCGCCTCAACACCATCGGCTACCTGCCTGGCAAACCGATGGTCGCCACGGTCGCTGCAGTCACCACGGACGGGGGCAAGTATCAGATCCGCCGGCTCCGCGACGGGGCGGTCGTGTGGGAGGGCGATCTGTCGGCGCCGCAGCCGAACGCCGACACCGGCGAACAGCTCGCAACTGCCGACTTCACGAAACTCGCCCCCGCGGCGGGTGAGTACGAAATCGTGCTCGTCGACTCGGGCGAACGCACAAGATTTCACGTTGCAGAGAACCTTTACCACGAGCCGTTCCGCGTGGCGACGCGGGCGATGTATTTGTGGCGCTGCGGCATGCCGGTCTCCGGCGATCACCAAGGCGCCCACTTCGAGCATGGCCCCTGCCATCTCGAGGACGCTTACCTCGACCATGTCGGCGGCGGCCATGTACAGCGGGCGAGCGTCGGCGGCTGGCACGACGCCGGCGACTACAACAAGTACGTCGTCAACGCGGCCGCGACCGTGGGGATGATGTTCCGCGCTTGGGAAGATTTTGGGCCGGCGATTCAACAGATCAAACTCGACATCCCGCCGACGGATTCCAAGCTGCCCGAGTTCCTTGCCGAGATCAAATGGGAACTCGATTGGCTGCTAACGATGCAAGCCGACGATGGCTCGGTCTATCACAAGGTAAGCGCGCTGAACTTCGGCGGCCTGATTGCCTCGGACCGCGACAGCGATCCGCGTTACCTCGCCCCTTGGAGCAGCGCGGCGACCGCCGCGTTCACCGCGACGATGGCCCAAGCGGCGCGGCTCTACGCACCGTACGACGCGACGTTTGCTGACCGGTGCCGGGCGGCTGCGCTCCGCAGTGCGGAGTTCTTGCGAAAGCACCCCGAAGACCACGAGGCGGACCAATCGGCATTCAACACCGGCGGCTACCATGCACCAGACGGCGACGACCGCCTGTGGGCCGCGGCGGAAGTGTGGGAGACGACCGGCGATGCTGCCGCTTTAGCTGAACTTGAAGAGCGCCTCGCCGCTCATCCGAACTTCGACGTCGACTGGGATTGGCAGCATCTTAAGAATCTCGGACTGCTGACTTATCTCTTCTCTGAACGCGAAGGGAGAAACCCCGAGCTCCTCGAGCGATTGCACAAAGGCGTCATCGCCGCGGCTGATGAGACGGTCGCGGCGGCGGCGAGTCATGGGTACGCGCGGCCGTTCACGAAATATTACTGGGGCTGCAACGGCACGGTCGCTCGTCAGGCGACCGGACTCGAGGCCGCCTACCGACTCTCCGGCAACGAAGCCTATCGCCACGCCATGCTCGACGGGCTCAATCATCTATTCGGCCGCAACTGCTTCGGCCGCTCGTTCGTCACGGGCCTCGGCGGGCAACCGCCGCTGTTTCCCCATGATCGTCAATCGGCTGGCGACGCCGTGGCGGCGCCGTGGCCTGGCTATCTGGTCGGCGGCCCCAACCCGAAGGCGACCGATTGGTCCGACGCCACGGAGGACTATCGAACCAACGAAATCGCCATCAACTGGAACGGGGCGTTGATCTATGCGCTTGCTTCGCAGTTGCTGCCGGTCGACCACTCCGCAACATCACGCTAA